The Microbacterium schleiferi genome contains the following window.
CGAGGCGGTCCCGGTCGGGTTCGACCAGGCGGATGTCGACGAGGGCGTATCCCTTCGCTTCGATGCGAGCGAGGATCGAGCCGGTCAGCCCCTCGCAACACCGTCGGGCTTGACCAGAACGAGGGTCTCTTCGGTCGACATCGTCATTCTCCGTTCGAAGGTTCGGGGGGTGCCGCGTGTCGGGCGTTACGAGCATCAAGGGATGCTCCCTTGATCGTTGCATACGCCCACATGCCACCGAAAATGAGGGCGACAGCGAAGAGCGCCGGCACCAAGAAACCGCCCAGCAGAACAACCCCCTGCAGAGCCCAGCCGACGGCGATCGCCCACGGGTGACGCAAGAGCCCGGCGGTGACCACCATGAGCAGGGCGAGGACGGATCC
Protein-coding sequences here:
- a CDS encoding DUF4233 domain-containing protein; protein product: MSAAESSPAPRSRRARGARESLGSVVLGFESIVVFLGGLVVYGLRVLPGGIEPWWGIVGGSVLALLMVVTAGLLRHPWAIAVGWALQGVVLLGGFLVPALFAVALIFGGMWAYATIKGASLDARNARHAAPPEPSNGE